One segment of Macaca fascicularis isolate 582-1 chromosome 4, T2T-MFA8v1.1 DNA contains the following:
- the GTF2H4 gene encoding general transcription factor IIH subunit 4 isoform X4: MESTPSRGLNRVHLQCRNLQEFLGGLSPGVLDRLYGHPATCLAVFRELPSLAKNWVMRMLFLEQPLPQAAVALWVKKEFSKAQEESTGLLSGLRIWHTQLLPGGLQGLILNPIFRQNLRIALLGGTEPGEPPCITSAGFQFLLLDTPAQLWYFMLQYLQTAQSRGMDLVEILSFLFQLSFSTLGKDYSVEGMSDSLLNFLQHLREFGLVFQRKRKSRRYYPTRLAINLSSGVSGAGGTVHQPGFIVVETNYRLYAYTESELQIALIALFSEMLYRFPNMVVAQVTRESVQQAIASGITAQQIIHFLRTRAHPVMLKQTPVLPPTITDQIRLWELERDRLRFTEGVLYNQFLSQVDFELLLAHARELGVLVFENSAKRLMVVTPAGHSDVKRFWKRQKHSS; encoded by the exons ATGGAGAGCACCCCTTCAAGGGGACTGAACCGAGTACACCTACAATGCAGGAATCTGCAGGAATTCTTAGGGGGCCTGAGCCCTGGGGTATTGGACCGATTATATGGGCACCCTGCCACTTGTCTGGCTGTCTTCAG GGAGCTCCCATCCTTGGCTAAGAACTGGGTGATGCGGATGCTCTTTCTGGAGCAGCCTTTGCCACAAGCTGCTGTAGCCCTGTGGGTAAAGAAGGAATTCAGCAA GGCTCAGGAGGAAAGTACAGGGCTGCTGAGCGGCCTCCGGATCTGGCACACCCAGCTGCTCCCAGGCGGGCTCCAGGGCCTCATCCTCAACCCCATTTTCCGCCAGAACCTCCGCATTGCCCTTCTGGGTGG TACTGAACCTGGAGAGCCGCCCTGCATTACTTCCGCTGGCTTCCAGTTCCTGTTGCTGGACACGCCGGCTCAGCTCTGGTACTTTATGTTGCAGTATTTGCAGACAGCCCAG AGCCGGGGCATGGACCTAGTAGagattctctccttcctcttccagcTCAGCTTCTCTACTCTGGGCAAG GATTACTCTGTGGAAGGTATGAGTGATTCTCTGTTGAACTTCCTGCAACATCTGCGTGAGTTTGGGCTTGTTTTCCAGAGGAAG AGGAAATCTCGGCGTTACTACCCCACGCGCCTGGCCATCAATCTCTCGTCAGGTGTCTCTGGAGCTGGGGGCACTGTGCATCAGCCAGGCTTCATTGTGGTGGAAACCAATTACCGACTGTATGCCTACACGG AGTCGGAGCTGCAGATTGCCCTCATTGCCCTCTTCTCTGAGATGCTCTATCGGTTCCCCAACATGGTGGTGGCGCAGGTGACCCGGGAGAGTGTGCAGCAGGCAATCGCCAGTGGCATCACAGCCCAGCAG ATAATCCATTTCCTAAGGACAAGGGCCCACCCAGTGATGCTCAAACAG ACACCTGTGCTGCCCCCCACCATCACAGACCAGATCCGGCTCTGGGAGCTGGAAAGGGACAGACTCCGGTTCACTGAGG GTGTCCTGTATAACCAGTTCCTGTCGCAAGTGGACTTTGAGCTGCTGCTGGCCCACGCGCGGGAGCTGGGCGTGCTCGTGTTCGAGAACTCGGCCAAGCGGCTCATGGTGGTGACCCCGGCCGGGCACAGCGACGTCAAGCGCTTTTGGAAGCGGCAGAAACACAGCTCCTGA
- the GTF2H4 gene encoding general transcription factor IIH subunit 4 isoform X1 yields the protein MRQVIEIQNDLANTGQLTILSLGAEERLELKGRNRVMESTPSRGLNRVHLQCRNLQEFLGGLSPGVLDRLYGHPATCLAVFRELPSLAKNWVMRMLFLEQPLPQAAVALWVKKEFSKAQEESTGLLSGLRIWHTQLLPGGLQGLILNPIFRQNLRIALLGGGKAWSDDTSQLGPDKHARDVPSLDKYAEERWEVVLHFMVGSPSAAVSQDLAQLLSQAGLMKSTEPGEPPCITSAGFQFLLLDTPAQLWYFMLQYLQTAQSRGMDLVEILSFLFQLSFSTLGKDYSVEGMSDSLLNFLQHLREFGLVFQRKRKSRRYYPTRLAINLSSGVSGAGGTVHQPGFIVVETNYRLYAYTESELQIALIALFSEMLYRFPNMVVAQVTRESVQQAIASGITAQQIIHFLRTRAHPVMLKQTPVLPPTITDQIRLWELERDRLRFTEGVLYNQFLSQVDFELLLAHARELGVLVFENSAKRLMVVTPAGHSDVKRFWKRQKHSS from the exons ATGAGACAAGTCATTGAAATACAAAATGATCTTGCAAACACAGGACAGTTGACAATTCTGTCACTTGGAGCAGAGGAAAGACTGGAGTTGAAGGGCAGAAACAGG GTGATGGAGAGCACCCCTTCAAGGGGACTGAACCGAGTACACCTACAATGCAGGAATCTGCAGGAATTCTTAGGGGGCCTGAGCCCTGGGGTATTGGACCGATTATATGGGCACCCTGCCACTTGTCTGGCTGTCTTCAG GGAGCTCCCATCCTTGGCTAAGAACTGGGTGATGCGGATGCTCTTTCTGGAGCAGCCTTTGCCACAAGCTGCTGTAGCCCTGTGGGTAAAGAAGGAATTCAGCAA GGCTCAGGAGGAAAGTACAGGGCTGCTGAGCGGCCTCCGGATCTGGCACACCCAGCTGCTCCCAGGCGGGCTCCAGGGCCTCATCCTCAACCCCATTTTCCGCCAGAACCTCCGCATTGCCCTTCTGGGTGG GGGGAAGGCCTGGTCTGATGACACAAGTCAGCTGGGACCAGACAAGCATGCCCGGGATGTTCCCTCCCTTGACAAGTATGCCGAGGAGCGATGGGAG GTGGTCTTGCACTTCATGGTGGGCTCCCCCAGTGCAGCTGTCAGCCAGGACTTGGCTCAGCTCCTCAGCCAGGCTGGGCTCATGAAGAG TACTGAACCTGGAGAGCCGCCCTGCATTACTTCCGCTGGCTTCCAGTTCCTGTTGCTGGACACGCCGGCTCAGCTCTGGTACTTTATGTTGCAGTATTTGCAGACAGCCCAG AGCCGGGGCATGGACCTAGTAGagattctctccttcctcttccagcTCAGCTTCTCTACTCTGGGCAAG GATTACTCTGTGGAAGGTATGAGTGATTCTCTGTTGAACTTCCTGCAACATCTGCGTGAGTTTGGGCTTGTTTTCCAGAGGAAG AGGAAATCTCGGCGTTACTACCCCACGCGCCTGGCCATCAATCTCTCGTCAGGTGTCTCTGGAGCTGGGGGCACTGTGCATCAGCCAGGCTTCATTGTGGTGGAAACCAATTACCGACTGTATGCCTACACGG AGTCGGAGCTGCAGATTGCCCTCATTGCCCTCTTCTCTGAGATGCTCTATCGGTTCCCCAACATGGTGGTGGCGCAGGTGACCCGGGAGAGTGTGCAGCAGGCAATCGCCAGTGGCATCACAGCCCAGCAG ATAATCCATTTCCTAAGGACAAGGGCCCACCCAGTGATGCTCAAACAG ACACCTGTGCTGCCCCCCACCATCACAGACCAGATCCGGCTCTGGGAGCTGGAAAGGGACAGACTCCGGTTCACTGAGG GTGTCCTGTATAACCAGTTCCTGTCGCAAGTGGACTTTGAGCTGCTGCTGGCCCACGCGCGGGAGCTGGGCGTGCTCGTGTTCGAGAACTCGGCCAAGCGGCTCATGGTGGTGACCCCGGCCGGGCACAGCGACGTCAAGCGCTTTTGGAAGCGGCAGAAACACAGCTCCTGA
- the GTF2H4 gene encoding general transcription factor IIH subunit 4 isoform X3: MRQVIEIQNDLANTGQLTILSLGAEERLELKGRNRVMESTPSRGLNRVHLQCRNLQEFLGGLSPGVLDRLYGHPATCLAVFRELPSLAKNWVMRMLFLEQPLPQAAVALWVKKEFSKAQEESTGLLSGLRIWHTQLLPGGLQGLILNPIFRQNLRIALLGGTEPGEPPCITSAGFQFLLLDTPAQLWYFMLQYLQTAQSRGMDLVEILSFLFQLSFSTLGKDYSVEGMSDSLLNFLQHLREFGLVFQRKRKSRRYYPTRLAINLSSGVSGAGGTVHQPGFIVVETNYRLYAYTESELQIALIALFSEMLYRFPNMVVAQVTRESVQQAIASGITAQQIIHFLRTRAHPVMLKQTPVLPPTITDQIRLWELERDRLRFTEGVLYNQFLSQVDFELLLAHARELGVLVFENSAKRLMVVTPAGHSDVKRFWKRQKHSS; the protein is encoded by the exons ATGAGACAAGTCATTGAAATACAAAATGATCTTGCAAACACAGGACAGTTGACAATTCTGTCACTTGGAGCAGAGGAAAGACTGGAGTTGAAGGGCAGAAACAGG GTGATGGAGAGCACCCCTTCAAGGGGACTGAACCGAGTACACCTACAATGCAGGAATCTGCAGGAATTCTTAGGGGGCCTGAGCCCTGGGGTATTGGACCGATTATATGGGCACCCTGCCACTTGTCTGGCTGTCTTCAG GGAGCTCCCATCCTTGGCTAAGAACTGGGTGATGCGGATGCTCTTTCTGGAGCAGCCTTTGCCACAAGCTGCTGTAGCCCTGTGGGTAAAGAAGGAATTCAGCAA GGCTCAGGAGGAAAGTACAGGGCTGCTGAGCGGCCTCCGGATCTGGCACACCCAGCTGCTCCCAGGCGGGCTCCAGGGCCTCATCCTCAACCCCATTTTCCGCCAGAACCTCCGCATTGCCCTTCTGGGTGG TACTGAACCTGGAGAGCCGCCCTGCATTACTTCCGCTGGCTTCCAGTTCCTGTTGCTGGACACGCCGGCTCAGCTCTGGTACTTTATGTTGCAGTATTTGCAGACAGCCCAG AGCCGGGGCATGGACCTAGTAGagattctctccttcctcttccagcTCAGCTTCTCTACTCTGGGCAAG GATTACTCTGTGGAAGGTATGAGTGATTCTCTGTTGAACTTCCTGCAACATCTGCGTGAGTTTGGGCTTGTTTTCCAGAGGAAG AGGAAATCTCGGCGTTACTACCCCACGCGCCTGGCCATCAATCTCTCGTCAGGTGTCTCTGGAGCTGGGGGCACTGTGCATCAGCCAGGCTTCATTGTGGTGGAAACCAATTACCGACTGTATGCCTACACGG AGTCGGAGCTGCAGATTGCCCTCATTGCCCTCTTCTCTGAGATGCTCTATCGGTTCCCCAACATGGTGGTGGCGCAGGTGACCCGGGAGAGTGTGCAGCAGGCAATCGCCAGTGGCATCACAGCCCAGCAG ATAATCCATTTCCTAAGGACAAGGGCCCACCCAGTGATGCTCAAACAG ACACCTGTGCTGCCCCCCACCATCACAGACCAGATCCGGCTCTGGGAGCTGGAAAGGGACAGACTCCGGTTCACTGAGG GTGTCCTGTATAACCAGTTCCTGTCGCAAGTGGACTTTGAGCTGCTGCTGGCCCACGCGCGGGAGCTGGGCGTGCTCGTGTTCGAGAACTCGGCCAAGCGGCTCATGGTGGTGACCCCGGCCGGGCACAGCGACGTCAAGCGCTTTTGGAAGCGGCAGAAACACAGCTCCTGA
- the GTF2H4 gene encoding general transcription factor IIH subunit 4 isoform X2: protein MESTPSRGLNRVHLQCRNLQEFLGGLSPGVLDRLYGHPATCLAVFRELPSLAKNWVMRMLFLEQPLPQAAVALWVKKEFSKAQEESTGLLSGLRIWHTQLLPGGLQGLILNPIFRQNLRIALLGGGKAWSDDTSQLGPDKHARDVPSLDKYAEERWEVVLHFMVGSPSAAVSQDLAQLLSQAGLMKSTEPGEPPCITSAGFQFLLLDTPAQLWYFMLQYLQTAQSRGMDLVEILSFLFQLSFSTLGKDYSVEGMSDSLLNFLQHLREFGLVFQRKRKSRRYYPTRLAINLSSGVSGAGGTVHQPGFIVVETNYRLYAYTESELQIALIALFSEMLYRFPNMVVAQVTRESVQQAIASGITAQQIIHFLRTRAHPVMLKQTPVLPPTITDQIRLWELERDRLRFTEGVLYNQFLSQVDFELLLAHARELGVLVFENSAKRLMVVTPAGHSDVKRFWKRQKHSS, encoded by the exons ATGGAGAGCACCCCTTCAAGGGGACTGAACCGAGTACACCTACAATGCAGGAATCTGCAGGAATTCTTAGGGGGCCTGAGCCCTGGGGTATTGGACCGATTATATGGGCACCCTGCCACTTGTCTGGCTGTCTTCAG GGAGCTCCCATCCTTGGCTAAGAACTGGGTGATGCGGATGCTCTTTCTGGAGCAGCCTTTGCCACAAGCTGCTGTAGCCCTGTGGGTAAAGAAGGAATTCAGCAA GGCTCAGGAGGAAAGTACAGGGCTGCTGAGCGGCCTCCGGATCTGGCACACCCAGCTGCTCCCAGGCGGGCTCCAGGGCCTCATCCTCAACCCCATTTTCCGCCAGAACCTCCGCATTGCCCTTCTGGGTGG GGGGAAGGCCTGGTCTGATGACACAAGTCAGCTGGGACCAGACAAGCATGCCCGGGATGTTCCCTCCCTTGACAAGTATGCCGAGGAGCGATGGGAG GTGGTCTTGCACTTCATGGTGGGCTCCCCCAGTGCAGCTGTCAGCCAGGACTTGGCTCAGCTCCTCAGCCAGGCTGGGCTCATGAAGAG TACTGAACCTGGAGAGCCGCCCTGCATTACTTCCGCTGGCTTCCAGTTCCTGTTGCTGGACACGCCGGCTCAGCTCTGGTACTTTATGTTGCAGTATTTGCAGACAGCCCAG AGCCGGGGCATGGACCTAGTAGagattctctccttcctcttccagcTCAGCTTCTCTACTCTGGGCAAG GATTACTCTGTGGAAGGTATGAGTGATTCTCTGTTGAACTTCCTGCAACATCTGCGTGAGTTTGGGCTTGTTTTCCAGAGGAAG AGGAAATCTCGGCGTTACTACCCCACGCGCCTGGCCATCAATCTCTCGTCAGGTGTCTCTGGAGCTGGGGGCACTGTGCATCAGCCAGGCTTCATTGTGGTGGAAACCAATTACCGACTGTATGCCTACACGG AGTCGGAGCTGCAGATTGCCCTCATTGCCCTCTTCTCTGAGATGCTCTATCGGTTCCCCAACATGGTGGTGGCGCAGGTGACCCGGGAGAGTGTGCAGCAGGCAATCGCCAGTGGCATCACAGCCCAGCAG ATAATCCATTTCCTAAGGACAAGGGCCCACCCAGTGATGCTCAAACAG ACACCTGTGCTGCCCCCCACCATCACAGACCAGATCCGGCTCTGGGAGCTGGAAAGGGACAGACTCCGGTTCACTGAGG GTGTCCTGTATAACCAGTTCCTGTCGCAAGTGGACTTTGAGCTGCTGCTGGCCCACGCGCGGGAGCTGGGCGTGCTCGTGTTCGAGAACTCGGCCAAGCGGCTCATGGTGGTGACCCCGGCCGGGCACAGCGACGTCAAGCGCTTTTGGAAGCGGCAGAAACACAGCTCCTGA
- the GTF2H4 gene encoding general transcription factor IIH subunit 4 isoform X5 translates to MVGSPSAAVSQDLAQLLSQAGLMKSTEPGEPPCITSAGFQFLLLDTPAQLWYFMLQYLQTAQSRGMDLVEILSFLFQLSFSTLGKDYSVEGMSDSLLNFLQHLREFGLVFQRKRKSRRYYPTRLAINLSSGVSGAGGTVHQPGFIVVETNYRLYAYTESELQIALIALFSEMLYRFPNMVVAQVTRESVQQAIASGITAQQIIHFLRTRAHPVMLKQTPVLPPTITDQIRLWELERDRLRFTEGVLYNQFLSQVDFELLLAHARELGVLVFENSAKRLMVVTPAGHSDVKRFWKRQKHSS, encoded by the exons ATGGTGGGCTCCCCCAGTGCAGCTGTCAGCCAGGACTTGGCTCAGCTCCTCAGCCAGGCTGGGCTCATGAAGAG TACTGAACCTGGAGAGCCGCCCTGCATTACTTCCGCTGGCTTCCAGTTCCTGTTGCTGGACACGCCGGCTCAGCTCTGGTACTTTATGTTGCAGTATTTGCAGACAGCCCAG AGCCGGGGCATGGACCTAGTAGagattctctccttcctcttccagcTCAGCTTCTCTACTCTGGGCAAG GATTACTCTGTGGAAGGTATGAGTGATTCTCTGTTGAACTTCCTGCAACATCTGCGTGAGTTTGGGCTTGTTTTCCAGAGGAAG AGGAAATCTCGGCGTTACTACCCCACGCGCCTGGCCATCAATCTCTCGTCAGGTGTCTCTGGAGCTGGGGGCACTGTGCATCAGCCAGGCTTCATTGTGGTGGAAACCAATTACCGACTGTATGCCTACACGG AGTCGGAGCTGCAGATTGCCCTCATTGCCCTCTTCTCTGAGATGCTCTATCGGTTCCCCAACATGGTGGTGGCGCAGGTGACCCGGGAGAGTGTGCAGCAGGCAATCGCCAGTGGCATCACAGCCCAGCAG ATAATCCATTTCCTAAGGACAAGGGCCCACCCAGTGATGCTCAAACAG ACACCTGTGCTGCCCCCCACCATCACAGACCAGATCCGGCTCTGGGAGCTGGAAAGGGACAGACTCCGGTTCACTGAGG GTGTCCTGTATAACCAGTTCCTGTCGCAAGTGGACTTTGAGCTGCTGCTGGCCCACGCGCGGGAGCTGGGCGTGCTCGTGTTCGAGAACTCGGCCAAGCGGCTCATGGTGGTGACCCCGGCCGGGCACAGCGACGTCAAGCGCTTTTGGAAGCGGCAGAAACACAGCTCCTGA